In the Methanobrevibacter boviskoreani JH1 genome, one interval contains:
- a CDS encoding barstar family protein, with translation MKNIYLEGERLKSDYHRYLKEKFDFPDYYGENLDALYDCLTEIGIETLITINDSSNLDEKLIDTFRDASDENPHVNLKLE, from the coding sequence ATGAAAAACATATATTTAGAGGGGGAAAGACTAAAATCAGATTATCATAGATATCTTAAAGAGAAGTTTGATTTTCCAGACTATTATGGAGAGAATCTAGATGCGTTATATGATTGTTTAACAGAAATAGGAATTGAAACATTAATTACAATCAATGATTCGTCTAACTTAGATGAAAAACTTATAGATACTTTTAGGGATGCATCAGACGAAAATCCACATGTTAATCTTAAACTGGAATAA
- a CDS encoding ribonuclease domain-containing protein, producing the protein MDRKIKVLFIFIVIILIALGLYGYFQANNTFNQNQISDGSAISENGHYNSKDDVALYIEKFHKLPSNYITKSDARKLGWRGGSVEEYAPGKSIGGDRFTNRQEVLPSGENYIECDIDTNGTDSRGSKRIVYSTTDYDIYYTSNHYKTFTKLN; encoded by the coding sequence ATGGATAGGAAAATTAAGGTTTTATTTATTTTTATAGTCATTATCTTAATAGCCCTTGGATTATACGGCTATTTCCAGGCAAACAACACCTTCAATCAAAATCAGATAAGTGATGGTTCCGCAATATCAGAAAATGGCCACTATAATAGTAAGGATGATGTTGCTTTATATATCGAGAAATTCCATAAACTGCCGTCAAATTACATTACAAAAAGCGATGCAAGAAAACTGGGATGGAGAGGAGGATCTGTTGAGGAATATGCTCCTGGAAAGAGTATAGGTGGAGACAGGTTTACCAACCGTCAGGAGGTTTTGCCAAGTGGGGAAAACTATATTGAGTGTGACATTGATACAAATGGAACAGATTCAAGAGGCTCCAAACGTATAGTATATTCCACCACAGATTATGATATCTATTACACATCTAATCACTACAAAACATTTACAAAACTAAATTAG
- the ilvD gene encoding dihydroxy-acid dehydratase, translating to MKSDNIKKGPQRAPHRSLLRACGLKDEDFNKPFIGIANSYVEIVPGHIHLRELVEYVKKGIRDAGGIPFEFNTMAICDGIAMNHEGMKYSLPSREIVVSTVESMAKGHSLDGLVLMPSCDKVVPGMLMAAGRVDVPSIVVTGGPMEPGHFKGKNADLITVYEACGELSAGKITEDDLDELEHCACPGAGSCSGLFTANTMACITETLGMSLPHCATALALSEDKKKIAYESGKRIVEMIKEDLKPSDIMTQDAFENAIAMDMALGGSSNTALHIPAIAAELEDKGVSVNIDLFDEISNEIPHITLLSPAGQSTMKDLHEAGGIPAVLKSLQSKLNTDCLTCSGKTIAEIIDEAEIKDSDLIRPLDNPIHKEGGLAILKGNLAPNGSIVKRGAVPDDLLHLKGPAKIYESEEDAVEAIFGHEIKEGDILVIRCEGPKGGPGMREMLNPTSAIMGMGIKNVGLITDGRFSGGTRGPCIGHVSPEAMSGGPIGLIKDGDIIEIDILNKKLNVELSDEELEERRKTVKLPEKPVSGWLDIYRRSVSSADEGAILR from the coding sequence ATGAAAAGTGATAATATTAAGAAAGGTCCACAAAGAGCACCACACAGGTCTCTTTTAAGAGCTTGTGGACTTAAAGATGAAGATTTTAATAAACCATTTATTGGTATTGCAAACAGTTATGTAGAAATTGTTCCAGGTCATATACACCTTAGGGAATTAGTCGAATATGTAAAAAAAGGTATCCGTGATGCTGGAGGAATTCCTTTTGAATTTAACACAATGGCAATCTGTGACGGTATTGCAATGAACCATGAAGGTATGAAATATTCCCTTCCTTCAAGGGAAATAGTTGTAAGTACCGTGGAGAGTATGGCAAAGGGTCATAGTTTAGATGGTCTTGTATTAATGCCATCCTGTGATAAGGTTGTTCCAGGTATGTTAATGGCTGCTGGTAGGGTGGATGTTCCTTCCATTGTTGTAACTGGAGGACCAATGGAACCAGGTCATTTTAAAGGTAAAAATGCAGATTTAATCACTGTTTATGAGGCATGTGGTGAATTGTCTGCAGGAAAAATCACAGAAGATGATTTAGATGAACTTGAACACTGTGCTTGTCCAGGGGCAGGTAGTTGTTCCGGTTTATTTACAGCAAACACAATGGCTTGTATTACAGAAACATTAGGTATGTCCCTTCCACACTGCGCTACCGCACTAGCATTGTCCGAGGATAAGAAAAAAATAGCATATGAATCAGGTAAACGTATTGTGGAAATGATTAAAGAGGATTTAAAACCTTCTGACATCATGACACAGGACGCATTTGAAAATGCGATTGCAATGGATATGGCACTTGGTGGATCCAGTAACACCGCACTTCATATTCCGGCTATTGCAGCAGAACTTGAGGATAAAGGTGTTTCTGTAAACATCGATTTATTTGATGAAATCAGTAATGAAATTCCTCATATCACATTATTATCCCCTGCAGGTCAAAGTACTATGAAGGATTTACATGAGGCTGGAGGCATACCTGCAGTGTTAAAATCACTTCAATCTAAATTAAATACCGATTGTTTAACCTGTAGCGGTAAGACCATTGCCGAGATAATAGACGAGGCAGAAATTAAGGATTCAGATTTAATCCGTCCATTAGATAATCCTATTCACAAGGAAGGTGGACTTGCAATATTGAAAGGTAATCTTGCACCAAACGGTTCAATCGTTAAAAGGGGAGCAGTACCTGATGATCTATTACATCTTAAAGGACCTGCAAAAATCTATGAATCAGAAGAGGATGCTGTTGAAGCTATCTTTGGTCATGAAATCAAAGAGGGGGATATCCTTGTTATCCGCTGTGAAGGACCAAAAGGTGGACCAGGTATGAGAGAGATGTTAAACCCAACATCTGCTATTATGGGTATGGGCATTAAGAATGTAGGTCTCATCACCGATGGAAGATTCTCAGGTGGTACCAGAGGTCCATGTATAGGACATGTCTCTCCTGAGGCTATGAGCGGAGGTCCAATAGGACTTATTAAAGACGGGGATATCATCGAAATCGATATTCTAAACAAAAAACTTAATGTGGAATTAAGTGATGAGGAATTAGAAGAAAGGAGGAAAACTGTAAAACTTCCTGAAAAACCAGTATCTGGTTGGTTGGATATTTACAGAAGATCTGTCTCATCTGCAGATGAAGGAGCTATTTTAAGATAG
- a CDS encoding signal peptidase I — translation MTNYKEIILYIVIIVVVLIAGQHLNVVVSGSMEPVFYRGDIVVVEKADMFGISEFNPNDVKVGDIVVYDATWYNSPVVHRIINITNINGTTYYEIKGDHNTAPDPYLATADQIKERVVTVNGQPLIIPKLGYVTIALKGY, via the coding sequence TTGACTAACTATAAAGAAATAATTCTATACATCGTAATTATTGTTGTTGTCTTAATTGCAGGACAGCATTTAAATGTTGTAGTCTCTGGAAGTATGGAACCTGTATTCTATAGAGGAGATATTGTAGTTGTTGAGAAGGCAGACATGTTCGGCATAAGCGAATTCAATCCAAACGATGTTAAAGTAGGAGATATTGTTGTTTATGATGCAACCTGGTATAACAGTCCAGTTGTACATAGAATAATCAATATAACTAATATTAATGGAACCACCTATTATGAGATAAAAGGTGATCATAACACTGCTCCAGATCCTTATCTGGCTACAGCTGATCAAATTAAAGAGAGGGTCGTTACAGTTAATGGTCAACCATTAATTATTCCTAAATTAGGATATGTTACTATAGCTTTAAAAGGATATTAA
- the argS gene encoding arginine--tRNA ligase: MYDELEQLAINALYDATCKLDAEVSKDKIMLEFPPNHEMGDIASTVTFQLAPILKKSPAMIAEDIVGVIEKPELFTKIEAKGPYVNFFIDYDKYSKGLLDSIDENYGQLPKIDQKIVLEHTSANPNGPLHIGHIRNSIIGDSLTRLLRTSGREVETQYYVNDMGRQLAMVVYGIKELGLKIEDQGEDKIDHNIGLVYLKVNQAFKEDPSLEDGVTNLIKEYEKGDNDKLNKLFEDTINKCLDGVKETLKRMHVKHDKFVWEGTFVRNGDVDRYVDEMVEIGYARMEDVLRLKLADFGIKNNLVLRRADGTSLYSTRDIAYHMYKCDQGDIVLDILGADHKLAFRQVKAALEILEKIEPNSDKVEVLFYEFITLPEGSMSSRTGNFISVDELIDEAVSRAKDEIISRRHDLSEEEIDEIAEEIGIGAIRFYIARLSPEKHIKFKWDEALNFERGCASIQYAHARASKLLEKAKNQGIDLDSIECEDNWSPNEFESNLIRTLSKYPKLIGESAELRRIHPIANYCQELASDFNRFYKENQVIGSDFEGARLVLVEKAKITLKNALDILGVTAPNRM; encoded by the coding sequence ATGTACGATGAATTAGAACAACTTGCTATTAATGCGTTATACGATGCTACCTGCAAATTAGATGCGGAAGTATCAAAAGATAAAATCATGTTAGAATTCCCACCAAATCATGAAATGGGGGATATCGCTTCTACAGTTACCTTTCAATTAGCTCCAATTTTAAAGAAATCACCTGCTATGATTGCAGAGGATATTGTTGGTGTAATTGAAAAACCTGAATTATTCACTAAGATAGAAGCTAAAGGACCATATGTAAACTTCTTCATTGATTACGATAAGTATTCTAAAGGATTACTTGACTCAATAGATGAGAACTATGGCCAACTTCCTAAAATAGATCAAAAGATTGTATTGGAACATACATCAGCTAATCCAAATGGACCTTTACATATTGGACACATCAGAAATTCTATTATAGGGGATTCTTTAACAAGATTACTTAGAACCTCTGGAAGGGAAGTCGAGACCCAATACTATGTAAATGATATGGGAAGACAGCTTGCCATGGTTGTATATGGTATTAAGGAACTAGGTTTAAAAATAGAAGATCAAGGTGAGGACAAGATAGACCACAATATCGGTCTTGTATACCTTAAAGTAAATCAGGCATTTAAAGAGGATCCATCACTTGAAGACGGTGTAACCAATTTGATTAAAGAATATGAGAAAGGAGACAATGATAAGTTAAACAAACTCTTTGAGGATACAATCAATAAATGTCTTGACGGTGTTAAAGAAACCTTGAAACGTATGCATGTAAAACATGATAAGTTTGTATGGGAAGGTACCTTTGTACGTAATGGTGATGTGGACCGCTATGTTGACGAGATGGTGGAAATCGGATATGCACGTATGGAAGATGTTTTAAGGTTGAAACTCGCTGATTTTGGTATTAAGAACAATCTTGTATTAAGAAGGGCAGACGGTACTTCCTTATATTCCACAAGGGATATTGCATATCACATGTATAAATGTGACCAGGGAGACATTGTTTTAGATATCTTAGGAGCAGATCATAAATTGGCATTCCGTCAAGTTAAAGCTGCACTTGAGATATTGGAAAAGATTGAACCTAACAGTGATAAGGTGGAAGTATTATTCTATGAATTCATTACATTGCCGGAAGGTTCAATGTCCTCACGTACAGGTAACTTCATATCTGTAGATGAACTTATAGATGAGGCAGTATCAAGGGCTAAGGACGAGATCATCTCAAGACGTCATGACTTATCTGAAGAGGAAATAGACGAGATTGCAGAAGAGATTGGTATCGGTGCAATCAGATTCTATATCGCAAGATTATCCCCTGAAAAACACATCAAATTCAAATGGGATGAGGCTTTAAACTTTGAGAGAGGTTGTGCATCTATACAATATGCTCACGCACGTGCTTCCAAATTACTTGAGAAGGCTAAAAATCAGGGCATTGATTTAGATAGTATTGAGTGTGAAGATAACTGGTCTCCAAATGAATTTGAATCCAATCTTATCAGAACATTATCCAAATATCCTAAACTCATTGGAGAATCTGCAGAGCTTAGAAGAATCCATCCGATTGCAAATTACTGTCAAGAATTAGCTAGTGACTTTAACAGATTCTACAAAGAAAATCAAGTAATCGGTTCTGACTTTGAAGGTGCTAGATTAGTTTTAGTTGAAAAGGCTAAAATCACCTTAAAGAATGCATTGGATATTCTTGGAGTAACTGCACCTAATAGGATGTAG
- a CDS encoding MarR family winged helix-turn-helix transcriptional regulator, translating to MKTVKKEFSDRDIMEYPLPKILSIIFRSHNMYLSNLLKETEINSGEFPFLINLYRRDHVTQKDLADEFSVSEGTVARAVKKLEDKDLIERKENPKNRREKIITITDEGRDFASKVFDVDNRWEDEILNHLSEDERLIFKKELLKVEENSTEILKRFE from the coding sequence ATGAAAACCGTCAAAAAAGAGTTTAGTGATAGGGATATAATGGAATATCCCCTTCCTAAAATCTTATCTATAATATTTCGTTCCCATAACATGTATCTTTCCAATCTCTTAAAGGAAACCGAGATTAATTCCGGGGAATTTCCATTTTTAATTAATTTATATCGAAGAGATCACGTAACACAGAAAGACCTAGCAGATGAATTTAGTGTAAGTGAAGGTACTGTTGCAAGGGCCGTGAAAAAACTTGAGGATAAAGATCTTATAGAAAGAAAGGAGAATCCCAAAAATAGACGAGAAAAAATCATCACCATCACGGATGAGGGAAGGGATTTTGCAAGTAAAGTATTTGATGTAGACAATAGATGGGAAGATGAGATATTAAATCACTTAAGTGAAGATGAAAGACTCATATTTAAAAAAGAATTACTTAAAGTTGAAGAAAATTCCACAGAGATTCTTAAAAGATTTGAGTAA
- a CDS encoding MATE family efflux transporter: protein MAEDMDTETVRMIRGDPKKALLKLSWPMIISMLLMSANNIIDSVWVAGLGSDPLAALGFVTPLFLILVGIGNGIGAGANSLISRKIGEKQHYEANNAGCHSLIIGLITTILLTVVLLVFLKPILIAMGGKDVLSYGMSYGSIIIIGTFTLTLPALFGSILRSEGDVKRATIPLAVTAILNMILDPIFIYVLGLGVAGAAIATVLSGLVDLIILVYWVMIKKDTYISIERKYFRQDTSMYKDILLVGIPASIEQLIMSITAIILNAILAMVGGTVSVAVYTAGWRLVQIGIMPAIGIGTSAITVAGVAYGERDYNKLKTTLNYSVKIGFITALIVAVIFFIFSDQLAYMFSYSSSSAELSPLISQFLKIMCLYILPVCFGISASSVLQALGKGTQSLILTANRSLILDVIFAAVAAFMLYAGATGVYWGIVIGDILGSIFAYIYCRYYIKRLYKLGIFKQKPNDSK, encoded by the coding sequence ATGGCAGAAGATATGGATACTGAAACAGTTAGAATGATTCGGGGAGATCCAAAAAAGGCATTGCTAAAGTTATCATGGCCTATGATTATTAGTATGCTACTTATGAGTGCTAACAACATTATTGATAGTGTGTGGGTAGCAGGTCTTGGATCAGATCCCCTTGCAGCACTGGGATTTGTGACACCTCTTTTCTTAATATTGGTAGGTATAGGAAACGGAATAGGTGCAGGAGCAAACTCCCTAATATCAAGGAAAATAGGAGAGAAACAACATTATGAAGCAAATAATGCAGGATGTCACTCATTAATAATTGGACTTATAACCACCATACTCCTTACAGTCGTGTTACTTGTATTCTTAAAGCCTATCTTAATTGCAATGGGTGGAAAGGATGTATTAAGTTATGGTATGAGTTATGGAAGTATCATAATAATCGGTACATTTACATTAACCTTACCGGCATTGTTCGGAAGCATATTAAGATCCGAGGGAGATGTGAAAAGAGCAACCATACCACTTGCGGTTACAGCAATATTAAACATGATTCTAGATCCGATATTCATCTATGTGCTTGGACTTGGTGTAGCTGGAGCAGCTATAGCGACTGTTTTAAGTGGACTTGTAGATTTAATTATACTTGTCTATTGGGTGATGATTAAGAAGGATACCTACATATCAATTGAGAGAAAATATTTCAGACAAGATACAAGTATGTATAAGGACATTCTTCTTGTAGGTATACCGGCTAGTATTGAACAGCTAATCATGTCAATTACCGCAATCATCCTAAATGCAATCCTTGCGATGGTTGGAGGAACCGTATCAGTAGCTGTATATACTGCAGGCTGGAGGCTTGTACAAATTGGAATAATGCCTGCAATAGGTATTGGAACCTCTGCAATTACAGTAGCAGGAGTTGCATATGGTGAAAGGGATTACAACAAGTTAAAAACAACACTTAATTACAGTGTAAAGATTGGATTTATAACCGCTTTAATTGTTGCGGTAATATTCTTTATATTCTCAGATCAATTAGCATATATGTTTTCATATTCCTCATCAAGTGCAGAACTATCACCACTCATATCACAATTCTTAAAGATTATGTGTCTATACATCCTGCCTGTATGTTTTGGTATATCAGCAAGTTCAGTGTTACAGGCACTTGGAAAGGGAACCCAATCCCTCATATTAACAGCCAACAGATCATTAATATTAGATGTGATATTTGCTGCAGTAGCTGCGTTCATGCTTTATGCAGGAGCTACTGGTGTATACTGGGGTATTGTTATAGGAGATATTCTAGGTTCAATATTTGCATATATCTACTGTAGATATTATATTAAAAGACTATACAAACTTGGAATATTCAAACAGAAACCAAATGATTCCAAATAG
- the argF gene encoding ornithine carbamoyltransferase has product MNSLLSITDLEDNIENIINLASDFKDGKFDDEEPLKDKKLAMIFQKSSTRTRVSFEVGMYELGGTALFLSTNDIQLGRGEPIKDTAKVLSRYVDGIMIRATNHADVVELAEEADVPVINGLTDVEHPCQAFADILTIKEHKGDLNRKLTFVGDGNNVSNSLLLICAYLGMDFAIACPKGYEPDKKITEKGLEIAKETGSTITITPDLELALKDADAVYTDVWVSMGEEEEAEKRNNDFAKYQVNEETMKLAKDDAIFMHCLPAIRGKEVTSEVIDGPQSVIYDQAENRLHAQKAIMYHYLKD; this is encoded by the coding sequence ATGAATAGTCTTTTATCAATTACTGATTTGGAAGATAATATAGAAAATATCATTAATTTAGCTAGTGATTTTAAAGATGGTAAATTTGATGATGAAGAGCCATTAAAAGACAAGAAATTAGCTATGATCTTTCAGAAATCATCAACACGTACAAGAGTATCCTTTGAAGTGGGAATGTATGAATTAGGTGGAACTGCACTATTTTTATCCACAAATGATATTCAACTTGGTAGAGGAGAACCTATTAAAGATACCGCCAAGGTTTTAAGTAGATATGTTGATGGAATAATGATAAGGGCTACTAATCATGCAGATGTTGTTGAATTGGCAGAGGAAGCAGACGTTCCTGTCATCAATGGATTGACTGATGTTGAACATCCATGTCAAGCATTTGCAGATATATTAACCATTAAAGAACACAAGGGAGATTTAAATAGAAAATTGACCTTTGTCGGTGATGGAAATAATGTATCAAACTCACTTTTACTAATTTGTGCTTATTTAGGAATGGACTTTGCAATAGCTTGCCCTAAAGGATATGAACCAGATAAGAAGATTACGGAAAAAGGTTTAGAAATAGCTAAAGAAACTGGTTCTACAATAACCATTACACCTGATTTAGAACTTGCCTTAAAAGATGCTGATGCTGTATACACTGATGTCTGGGTAAGTATGGGTGAAGAGGAAGAGGCAGAAAAAAGAAATAATGACTTTGCAAAATATCAGGTAAATGAGGAAACCATGAAATTAGCAAAAGACGATGCCATATTTATGCATTGTTTACCTGCAATAAGAGGTAAAGAGGTAACAAGTGAAGTTATTGATGGTCCTCAATCTGTTATATATGATCAGGCTGAAAACAGGTTACATGCTCAGAAAGCTATAATGTATCATTATTTAAAAGATTAA
- the purD gene encoding phosphoribosylamine--glycine ligase: MKVLVVGAGAREHAICDALKDDVELYTYISKKNPGISRMSTYTIGDEGEVDKVAEYAKENNIELAVIGPESPLGEGIVDKLEEVGVKCVGPCKSAARIETDKSFMRNLFEKYDIPGSLTYKVFDNTKDLNEFLDSYDKEVVVKPVGLTGGKGVKIVGDHLKDNNEAKEYASEVIDNVMGGFAQVIIEERVIGEEYTIQAFCDGQHLAPMPAAQDHPHAFEGDQGAITGGMGSYSDKGGLLPFLSQEDYDASVKIMQEVVDAIAKEAKPYKGILYGQFMLSSDGPRLIEFNARFGDPEAMNVLPLMKTKMVDVCKAIADGNLDKVEFNNLASVCKYIVPEGYPDTEYAGEKIEVDEKAIEDLGAKVFYASVSEDDDGVKLTGSRALGIVAQDESISEAEKIAEKACEFVKGPVYHRSDVGTEELVQKRVNHMNEIKGL, from the coding sequence ATGAAAGTTTTAGTTGTTGGTGCAGGTGCAAGAGAACATGCCATTTGTGATGCTTTAAAGGATGATGTAGAACTATATACCTATATTAGTAAGAAAAACCCTGGAATCTCAAGAATGTCCACATACACCATTGGTGATGAGGGAGAGGTTGATAAGGTAGCGGAATATGCTAAAGAGAACAATATTGAACTTGCAGTAATCGGACCAGAATCACCTCTTGGAGAGGGTATTGTCGACAAACTTGAAGAGGTTGGAGTTAAATGTGTAGGACCTTGTAAAAGTGCAGCAAGAATTGAAACTGATAAATCATTTATGAGAAATCTTTTTGAAAAATACGATATTCCAGGATCATTAACCTACAAGGTATTTGACAACACCAAGGATTTAAATGAATTTCTAGACTCATATGACAAGGAAGTTGTTGTAAAACCTGTAGGACTAACAGGTGGTAAAGGAGTTAAAATTGTAGGTGACCACCTAAAGGACAACAATGAAGCTAAGGAATATGCGTCAGAAGTTATCGATAATGTAATGGGCGGATTTGCACAGGTAATTATTGAAGAAAGAGTGATTGGAGAGGAATATACAATTCAGGCTTTCTGTGACGGACAACACCTAGCTCCAATGCCAGCAGCACAGGACCATCCACATGCATTTGAGGGAGACCAAGGTGCGATTACAGGAGGTATGGGTTCATATTCCGATAAGGGAGGATTACTACCATTTTTATCACAGGAAGATTATGACGCTTCTGTAAAAATCATGCAGGAGGTTGTTGATGCAATAGCCAAGGAGGCTAAACCTTACAAGGGAATATTGTATGGTCAGTTCATGTTATCCTCAGACGGACCACGCTTGATTGAGTTTAATGCAAGGTTCGGGGATCCTGAAGCAATGAATGTACTTCCTCTCATGAAAACCAAAATGGTTGATGTATGTAAGGCAATTGCAGATGGAAACCTGGATAAAGTCGAGTTCAATAATCTTGCAAGTGTCTGTAAATATATTGTACCTGAGGGATATCCAGATACAGAGTATGCCGGCGAAAAGATAGAGGTTGACGAGAAGGCAATTGAGGATTTAGGTGCAAAAGTCTTCTATGCATCAGTAAGTGAAGATGACGATGGAGTAAAACTTACAGGTTCAAGGGCTCTCGGTATTGTGGCTCAAGATGAATCCATTAGCGAAGCTGAAAAGATTGCAGAAAAAGCATGTGAATTTGTAAAGGGTCCTGTCTATCATAGAAGTGATGTTGGAACAGAGGAACTTGTACAGAAACGTGTAAACCACATGAATGAAATTAAAGGTTTATAA
- a CDS encoding acetolactate synthase large subunit, protein MNGGEAILKALKEQGVDTIFGYPGGTVIPLYDSIYDDDIRHILVRHEQCAAHAAEGYARASGKVGVCLATSGPGATNLITGIADAYMDSTPIVAITGQVNLSAIGNDAFQEADIMGISMPITKHNYQIHDPDTIPSIVKSSFDIASTGRQGPVLIDFPKEMQVRELNKYETTLIETPGYNPTLKGNIKQVKKACKMIKNSQKPMILAGGGVIAAGANKELEKFAKIIDAPVVTTLMGKGAVPEDEDYALGMLGMHGRLVANKNINKSDLLIAIGCRFSDRTTGKIDEFIPNAKVIHIDVDPAEIGKNIDVDIPIVGDAKNVLEMFNKELNSYKPNVDAVSWLTELESKKELLKPRDNYDDVPLMPQRVIREISEALTEDSIVTTDVGLHQMFAAHYFNVKKPRKFISSGGLGTMGYGFPAAIGAKVACEDDPVLAVVGDGGFMMVSQELATVHDYDLPVIIALLDNRKLGMVYQWQSLLYDGRLSETDLGTIPDFVKLAESYGINGENITKPGETKKAVSKAIKDNEAILLNIDIKPNEFLPMVPPGSAVEDILGEYELAKDFEDN, encoded by the coding sequence ATGAATGGTGGAGAGGCTATTTTAAAAGCCCTTAAGGAACAGGGAGTAGACACTATATTCGGATATCCGGGAGGAACAGTTATTCCTCTTTATGACTCAATTTATGATGATGACATTAGACACATATTAGTTCGTCATGAACAATGTGCGGCTCATGCAGCTGAAGGTTATGCAAGGGCTTCTGGTAAGGTTGGTGTATGTTTAGCAACTTCCGGTCCAGGTGCAACTAACCTTATTACAGGAATTGCTGATGCTTACATGGATTCAACTCCAATCGTTGCCATTACAGGCCAGGTAAATCTAAGTGCAATAGGTAATGACGCTTTCCAGGAAGCTGATATCATGGGAATTTCAATGCCTATTACAAAACATAACTATCAGATCCATGACCCTGATACAATTCCATCTATTGTAAAATCTAGTTTTGACATTGCAAGTACAGGTCGTCAGGGTCCTGTTTTAATTGATTTTCCAAAGGAAATGCAGGTTAGGGAATTAAACAAATATGAAACAACTTTAATTGAGACCCCAGGATATAATCCTACACTTAAAGGTAATATAAAACAGGTTAAAAAGGCTTGTAAAATGATTAAAAACAGTCAAAAACCTATGATTTTAGCTGGTGGAGGAGTTATTGCAGCTGGAGCAAATAAGGAATTAGAGAAATTTGCAAAAATCATCGATGCTCCTGTTGTCACTACCCTAATGGGTAAAGGTGCAGTTCCAGAGGATGAGGATTATGCCCTTGGAATGCTTGGAATGCATGGTAGATTAGTTGCAAATAAAAACATTAACAAATCAGATTTATTAATCGCAATCGGTTGCAGATTCTCTGATAGAACCACAGGTAAGATTGATGAATTCATTCCAAATGCAAAGGTTATACACATAGATGTAGATCCTGCAGAGATAGGTAAGAACATCGATGTAGATATCCCTATTGTAGGTGATGCTAAGAATGTTTTAGAGATGTTCAATAAGGAATTAAATTCCTATAAACCGAATGTTGATGCTGTTAGCTGGCTTACAGAACTAGAATCCAAAAAGGAATTACTAAAACCTAGGGATAATTATGATGATGTTCCTTTAATGCCACAGAGAGTTATAAGGGAAATATCTGAAGCATTAACTGAAGATTCCATTGTTACAACTGATGTAGGTCTTCATCAAATGTTTGCAGCTCATTACTTTAATGTAAAAAAACCTCGTAAATTCATATCATCTGGTGGTTTAGGAACTATGGGATATGGTTTCCCTGCAGCTATTGGTGCAAAGGTTGCCTGTGAGGATGATCCTGTTCTTGCAGTTGTTGGAGACGGAGGATTCATGATGGTTTCACAGGAACTTGCTACTGTACATGATTATGACCTTCCTGTAATCATTGCATTACTTGATAACCGTAAATTAGGTATGGTATATCAATGGCAAAGCTTATTATATGATGGTCGTTTATCTGAAACAGATTTAGGTACTATTCCTGACTTTGTTAAATTAGCTGAAAGTTATGGAATTAACGGTGAAAATATCACCAAACCTGGTGAAACTAAAAAAGCTGTATCAAAAGCTATTAAGGATAATGAGGCAATTCTATTAAATATTGATATCAAACCTAATGAGTTCTTGCCTATGGTTCCACCTGGTTCTGCTGTTGAGGATATTCTTGGTGAGTATGAACTTGCAAAAGATTTTGAGGATAACTAG